CGACCAGGGCAAGGATTCTTGCCTTAACGCCGGTAATCTCACGAGGAACTTCAATATAATTTACACCCCCGAAGGTTCCACCCTGCTTGGTAGGTTCGTTCTTCCATGTGATCCTGAACAGGTTCAACGGGTCGACGTCCCAAAGTCCTACATGGGTCATTTTCTCTTTAATATCAGCTGGTACGGTAGAAGGATCCATCATCTGCTTGAAAGTAGGTAGCAAGATGTTTTTCTCCCTACAACGTTGGATATTCTTTTTCCGTACTTCTTCATTGACATTCAAATTAATTAGCATGCCTATTCCTCCGTGGTGACACTTAGTTACTGTTTTTTAGATTAGTCAAGTATACCGTAATGAGAAAAAATGTAAAGAGAATATTCGTAAAAGTTGAATTTTTGAAAACTAATTTGCGCTAAGTGGTAGTTAGAATCGATAATACTAGCGAAAAGTGCGTTTTTTTCAATGGACATTGATGCTATACTCATACTAGTAGAGATCCTTTTTTGTATGTCATTGGCATTTGGGAATATACAAAAGATTTCTAAGAGGTCATTCATCGTTGATATGAAATGTTTGTTGCGAAATGTTGCAAAAAATATTGACTTCTCTTCAATCTGCATTAGAATGAGAAAGGGTCGGGTAGAGAACCCGGCGACACCTTTCGAAGGAGTGAGTAATGGGAGACATTATGCGCCCAGTTCCCTTCACGGAACTTATTAGCCGTATCGTTGGTGAGTACAGAAATCACCATACCATATTCGGTATTGCCGAAGAACAATTTTATCATGAGAGCGGCAAGCACAGCCTGAACGTATTCTCCCAGAGTTGTGCCACACCCTGCGGACCTGCTGCAGGCCCCCACACCCAGTTGGCCCAGAATATCATCGCAAGTTATCTTGTCGGTGGCCGATTCATGGAGCTGAAAACTGTCCAGGTACTTGATACCTTGGAGATTGAGAAACCCTGTATTGATGCACGGGATGAGGGATACAACGTTGAGTGGTCCAGTGAGTTTACCCTTCCCAAAGCATGGGACGAGTATGCAAAGGCATGGATTATCCTGCATCTGCTGGAAGCAGTGATGCAGAAAGGAAAGTTCGAGAAGCCTTCCTTTATCTTTAATATGTCTGTTGGCTACAACCTGGAAGGCATCAAGACAGAGAAGATGCAGAAATTCATTGACTCCATGATCGACGCTCGCAAAGATGAACGCTTTGCTGAGTACTTGCAGGAGCTGGAAGCTCTGATCGAAGAGGGTTTGTTCGAAGGCACTCCTTGGGAAGGGCTCGAGAAGAAGGTCAAAGGCATCAGTGAGAAAATCAGCTGGAATATCAGCCCATCTACTACCCTCAGTACCATGCATGGATGTCCTCCAAAAGAAATTGAAGCCATCTGCAGCTATATGCTGACAGAGAAGAAGGTAGACACCTTTGTAAAGCTCAATCCAACCTTGCTTGGATTTGATACGGTTCGAAAAATCCTTGATGATCTTGGGTTTGATTACCTTACCATCAGCAAGGAAAGCTTTGAGCACGATCTGCAATACCCTGATGCAATTGCCATGTTGCATCGCCTGGTTGACCTCGCAAAGAAAGAGGGCAGGGGTTTTGGTGTTAAACTGACCAATACCCTTGGATCAGTGAACGACCAGGGAGTACTCCCCGGTGGTGAGATGTACATGTCAGGCCGTACCCTGCTTCCTATTTCCACAACGGTGGGACTTAAGCTCAGCAAGGAATTTAACGGAAAGCTTCCCATCAGCTACAGTGGTGGTGCCAATGCCTTTACGATCAAGGCACTGTTCGAGAGTGGTATCAGGCCAATTACCCTGGCAACCGATATGCTCAAGCCAGGTGGCTACACCCGCATGAAACAGCTTGTGGAAATCCTTGAAGAGAGTGATGCCTGGAAGATGGATGGCATTGATGTCGAGAAACTCGAAAAGCTCTCGGAGGATGCACGAGCTGGCAAGTATGCAGTAGCTGAGAAAGACTTCAGGGGAACTGATACCGTGAAGATTGGTGAGAAACTTCCTCTCTTTGATTGCTATGTTGCACCTTGCCAAACTGCATGCCCGATTCATCAGGACGTACCTGAGTATGTCCAGCTTGTTGGTCAGGGACGCTATGGGGAAGCCTTGGCAGTCATCTATGACAAGAATGCCCTTCCCGCCATCACCGGTCATATCTGTGACCACCAGTGCCAGCTGCACTGTACCCGCATGGATTATGAGGGAGCAGTTCGTATCCGCGATATGAAGCGTATTGCAGTAGAGAACGGATTTGAAGAGTACAAGCAGCTCTGGGAAGGCCCGACCGATAAGGCTGAGATCAAGGCAGCAGTTGTTGGCGCAGGTCCTGCTGGACTTTCAGCAGCATATTTCCTTGCAAGAGCAGGTTTCGATACCGCTGTCTTCGAGAGGGAAGAGAGTGCAGGTGGTGTGGTTCGCCATGTCATTCCTGGATTCCGCCTTCCTGTGGAAGCAATTGAGAGCGATGTCGAATTCATCAAGGCTCACGGCGTACAGTTCAATTATGGAGTAGATGCAGAGAAAATGACCGTAGAAGCACTACGTGCTCAAGGTTACTCCCGTATCTTCTACGCAATTGGAAGCGAAGTAGACAATGATATCCCCTTGCAGGGGGATCGGAGCAGGGTAAGACCCTCTCTCTCCTTCCTCTCTGCATTCAGGAAAGATCCATCAACCCTTTCCCTGGGCAAGCATGTTGTGGTTGTCGGTGGTGGAAACACTGCAATGGATAGCGCACGTGCTGCAACCCGGATCAAGGGTGTTGAGAAGGTTTCGGTAATCTATCGAAGAACCGAGAAGGAGATGCCGGCCGACCATGAAGAGTATGGTATGGCACAAGAAGAGAATGTTGAGTTCATCTTCCTTGCAAATCCTGAACGCTTCGATGGCAATATGCTCACCGTCCGAAAGATGGAACTCGGTGAAATGGATGCCAGCGGAAGACGAAGACCCGTGGCGACTGAAGAGACCTTCACCATTGAAGCAGACACCATGATTACGGCAATTGGTGAACATGCTGATACAGAAAAGCTTACTTGGTACGGAGTGCCTGTCAACGAGAAGGGTTGGGCAAAGGCCGATGAGGAGACCAAGGAGTCTGAAGTTTCGGATGTATACGTCATTGGTGATGCACAGAGTGGTCCATCTACCGTTGTTAGATGTATTGCTAGTGCTAGAGCGGCAGTTGAAGCTGCCATCGACAAGGTGCTTGGTCCTGAAGAGGAAGAGAGCGAGCATGTGCACGATGAGCATTGTGACCATGACCACGATGACGATGATGATGCATTTGAAGAAGAAGAGATGAGCGACGAAGAGAGGGTGCAGCTCGAAAATGATGAGAATGAGTTCTTTGCAGATGTAACTGACAAGAAGAGCAAAATTCTTTCTTCGAAGGAGTTCGGTGATAAGGAATTTGCCGCAACTGAGGCTGCCCGCTGTATGGAATGCTCTTACCTCTGTAATAAGTGTGTGGATGTATGTCCGAACCGCGCAAATGTTGCAATTGATGTAAGGAACCTTGGGCTGTTTGCAGACCCATTCCAGATTCTTCACCTCGATGCATACTGCAACGAGTGCGGCAACTGTGAAACGTTCTGTCCCTATGATGGCGGTCCCTATCGCAAGAAGTTCACGCTCTTCAGCCGAAAGGATGATTTTGAAAATTCAGAGAACAGTGGTTTCTTCGCTGAAGGTGAGGATATCCTGGTTCGCCTCGATGGTAAAACCTATGAGTGCGAAATGGACGCAGACGGTATCCTGGTAGGGGAAGAGGAAGGCATCACTGATGAGGTTGCCGCCTTGATCGAAGAGGTATTTACCTCGTACAGCTACCTGCTTGGGTACGTGGAAGCGTAAGGAGGAACAAGTGGCTACAACGGTAATCAAACAAACCCGGATTATGCAGACCCAGCCGCCCTTTGAGGTGCAGGAAGGTGTAGACATCGTCATCGTCGACGATGTCATCACCAAGGTAGGCAAGGGTGCGGCAGAGACTATACATGCAGACAAGGTAATTGATGGAAGAGGCAAGACGGTCATTCCCGGTAATGTCTGTTCCCATCACCACTACTACTCAGGGCTCTCCAGAGGCATGCTTGCCTCTGCAGGCCCACAGACCGACTTCATTCAGATTCTGAAGGAGTGGTGGTGGCGTATCGACCGTGCACTTGATGAGGAAGCTTGTTACTACAGCTCCCTGATCAGCTCAATCGATGCCATTGCAAGTGGTACCACCACCTGTATCGACCACCATGCAAGCCCCTCTTATATTGCAGGATCCTTGGACACCATTGCCAAGGGAATGGAAGAAGTTGGGGTGCGTGGAGCTACCTGTTACGAAGTCACCGATAGAAACGGTGGAATGAAAGAGGTGGAAGCAGGCGTCGAGGAAAACCTTCGTTTTGCCATGGCCGCAAAGAGCAGTTCACTGGTTAGAGGAATGATCGGGGGACATGCCCCGTTCACCATCCCTGATGCTGGATTGAAGCTTATGGGAGAGGCAATGGCAGAGACCGGTGCCGGCCTTCATCTCCATGTTGCAGAGGACAAGTACGATGTGGTGCATAGCCACCATAAGTACCACCTGGATATCGTTGACCGATTGGAAAAATTCGGACTCTTGACTGATAATTCTCTCTTGGTTCATGGGCTTTGGCTCAGTGAGGCTGAGGTGGAAAAGATCAACGCTCATGGTACGTTCCTTGCACACAATGGACGCAGCAACATGAACAACAATGTTGGTTACTTCAAGCAGATCCAGAAGGTCGATAATTTGGTCATTGGAACCGATGGCTGTGGTGGAAATATGTTTGAAGAGCTCAAGATTGCATTCTTCAAGCACAAGGATCAGGGTGGTTCCTGGTGGCCCGCAGATTTTGTGACTGCCATGGGTCGTGGAAACCAGCTGGTTGAGAAGTATTTTGACGGGAAGTACGGTAAGGTTGCTGCCGGTTACAAGGCTGATCTGACCATCTGTGATTACCATTCACCAACCCCGCTGGTAGCAGACAATGCTGCAACCCATTTTGTATGGGGCATGAGCAGCAACTGTGTGGAAAGTGTCATCATTAATGGAAAGCTGGTGATGGAAAACCATCAGTTCCCAGGCCTTGATGTACAGAAAATCTATGACGAGGCAGCAAGAGTAGCTAAGCGCGTTTGGGATACAGTAAATACAATCGCTCCGTAACCGGTTCGATTACGACGAAGAAGAAATAGAGAACGAAAGAGGTAATGTAACATGACAATTCAAGAACAAATTAGGGCAAAGGCTGCCGAGTATCGTGACTACACGGCATTGAATCTCTCAAAGATGGTTCAGACCAAGAGCTATAGCTCCCAGGAAGAGGACGTATGTCGTCTCATCGTAACCCTTTGTGAAGAAGCTGGCTTTGATGAAGTGTATATCGATGGATTGGGCTCGGTCATCGGCCGTGTCGGCAATGGTCCCAAGAAGATTGCCTTCGATGCCCATATCGATACTGTTGAGGTTGGAAACCTAAAGAACTGGGATTTCGATCCCTTCAGTGGTGAGATCAAGGACGGAAAGGTCTGGGGACGCGGTTCCAGTGACCAGAAGGGTGGTGCAGCTTCCATGATTACTGCCGGTAGGATCCTGAAGGAGCTCGGCTACAGTGGTGAGTATACCGCTTATTTCACCTTCACCGTCATGGAAGAAGATTGTGATGGTATGTGCTGGAAGTACCTCATCGAGGAAGAGAACTTCAGACCCGACCTTGTTGTTTCCACTGAGCCTACAACCTGCCGCCTCTATCGTGGACACCGCGGAAGAATGGAGATCAGGGTAATCCTCAGGGGAATTTCCTGTCACGGTAGTGCTCCTGAGCGTGGCGTAAGTGCTGCTTACAAGGCTGCAAAGGCAGCTCTTGCCATCGAGCAGTTGAACAAGGACCTTAAGCCGGATGCAGAGAACTTCCTTGGGAAAGGCACCATCACCGTCAGCCAGATGGATGTAAAGGGACCAAGCCAGTGTGCTGTTGCAGACTATGCAATGCTCTACCTTGACCGCCGTCTTACCTGGGGTGAGGATGCAGACCTTGCAATCTCCCAGGTTCGTGAGTACATCAGCAAGGCAACCGGTGATGATCCAGAGTCAATCGTTGTCGAGATGCCCAACTATGAGAAGATTGGTTGGACCAAGAAAGAGTACTCCCAAGAGCTGTACTTCCCCACCTGGAAGATCGACGCAGATCACCCACTGGTAGAAGCTGGTGTTGCCGGCCATGAAGCTCTCTTTGGAAAGAAGCCCGTAGTCGACAAGTGGACCTTCTCCACCAACCTGGTAGCTACCACTGGTCGCCATAAGATTCCTGCTATTGGTTTCGGCCCTGGTGATGAGTCTCAGGCTCATGCCCCGAACGAGATCAACCGTGTGGATGACCTTGAAATCTGTGCTGCATTCTATGCAATGCTTCCCTATTCCTTGGAGAAGTAGTACGTAGAACAGTACTCGCTACATATGGTATACTACAGCCACAGGGATTGACACCTTGTGGCTGTTTGGAGCTTATGGTGTTTCATTGTTTATCATATAAGATAATGGTGAAGCACAGAAACTGGCCCGGCAGGTGCAAAAGGGGCTCTGCCTGCAGGGTATATAGAAAGAACCAAGGTTGTGGAGTTGCCCCCTTCCTTCTCCACACCTTCCTTGCGGAACTACCCGCATGCCGTCCTTATAAAGTATTGCAAGTGTAGCACCGACGTCTATCTGTCGTGTCCTTGCAGGAAGAAGGAGATATACAGGCATGAGTTCCTCGCTTCTCTTGAAGAACATCTACTGTCTACAACCCACATTTGATGGAAAGAAATATTGGGGCGCCGATTTGTTGATTGAAAACAACAAGGTCGCCAAGATTGCTCCTGGGGGTGGATTGGCTGCTCCCGCAAAGGGTCGTACCATCGACTGCTCAAACCATGTGGTCATCCCTGGTTTGGTAAACACGCACCATCACTTCTACCAGACATTAACCAGAAATCATCCTGCTGTGCAGAATGCAAAGCTCTTCGATTGGTTGAAATTCCTCTATGAGGTGTGGAAATATGTCGATGAGGAAGCCGTCTATTACTCATCAATGCTTGCAATGGCTGAGCTGATGAAGACTGGTTGTACCCTTACCACTGACCACCACTACCTCTATCCACGTTCATTCAAGGGTGATCTGATGGGCCTTCAATTTGAGGCTGCAGACACCTTGGGAATGCGCTTCAGTCCCACAAGAGGCTCGATGAGTTTGAGCCAGAAGGACGGAGGACTTCCTCCTGACAGCGTAGTGCAGACTGAGGATGAGATCCTCGCTGACAGCGAGCGCTGCATCAAGACCTACCATGACAGTGCCCCGGATGCAATGCACAAGATAGCACTCGCTCCCTGTAGTCCCTTCAGTGTCACCAAGGATTTGATGACAAAGACCGCAGAACTTGCAAGGAAGTATGGGGTGCGGTTGCATACCCATCTCTGTGAGACCTATGATGAAGCTGATTTCTGCCAGGAGATGTATGGGATGCGTCCTGTTGCTCTGATGCAGGAGTGTAACCTTATCGGGGATGATGTCTTTTATGCACATGGAATCCACTTCAATGATGAAGAGTTGAAAATCCTTGCAAAGACAGGTTCCCATATTGCCCATTGCCCATCCTCGAATATGCGCCTCGGCAGTGGTATCTGCCGGGTCAACGAGATGTTGCCGATGGGTATCAATGTAGCGATTGCAGTAGATGGAAGTGCCAGCAATGACAGTTCCGATATGCTTGGTGAGGTACGCCAGGCAATGCTCCTGCAACGGGTGAAATATGGTTCTGATGCATTGAGTGCCAATGAGGCATTCACCATGGCAACAGAAAACGGTGCAAAGGCGCTCAATTTCTCGAACGTTGGCCGCCTGGAAGAAGGGTGGGCTGCCGATCTGGCAATCTTTGATGTTTCCAAATTACCCTATGCGGGAAGCCAGAGTGATCCGGTCGCAAGTTTACTTTTCTGCGGCACCAATCACAACACTGACTATACAATCATTAACGGAAAGGTTGTAGTCGATCACGGGCAGCTGGTCGGATATGACGAGCAGGAACTTGCAGACAAGGCAAATGCCATCAGCAAGCGCATGATGGGTCAAGCTGCCAAAGAGGAGGCTGTATGATACAGGAATATCTCATAGCGAATACTACTGAAGACGCTCTGAACAAGAAGCGCTCAAACACCAAGAGTGTGTTTTATGCCGGGGGGACGGAGATCAACCGTCTTCATTCAACCGTTGAGGGCCAGACTGCCATCAGCCTTTCCAAGCTTGGTTTGGATACCATCACAGATGAAGGTTCCACCATCAAGATTGGTAGCATGGTGACGTTGCAGCAGCTGATCGAATCACCATTGATTCCTTCATGGCTCAAGGATGCCGCTCATTTCTGTGGTTCCTTCACCAAGCGTAATATGGCCACCATCGGAGGTAACCTTGCCCTGATGAGTGATCACTCCTACCTTGCTCCAGCATTGCTTGCAAGCCGAGCACGACTTCTTACGGCCAACCTAACTGAGAAGGGAGTATACAGTGAGGACAATATCCCCATCCGCGAATACCATGCCTATCATAAGCAGTTTGCAGGTACCTTGTTGTTGGCTGTCAGCCTCTCCAAGGATGACCGGTATGTGGGAACCGTACGGTATGCAATGAGCAGCCAGAACCGTGCTGCGGTAACCGTTGGATTCAGTGCAACAAAGGACAGTGAGCAGGTCATAGACCATGTACGGGTCTTTGTTGCTGTATACGGAAAAGGTGTCCAGCGACTGGAAAAGGTGGAGAATTCCATCGAGAACGGTGAGTTGACCACAAGAGAGGATGTACAGCTTGCTGTGCGACATGACATCGAGGTCGTGGACGATATGACTGGCAGCTCCGATTACAAGCGCTATATAGCCAGTGAAGGGGTGGGGCAACTCTTCTCTGCATTTCTCAAAGGAGGTGCACAATGAACAAAATTGTCTGTACCGTTAACGGTAAGAAACATACAGTAAGTTGCAAGCAGTCAGAAAGCTTGCGTGAAATGCTCGTTCGCCTTGGGTATACCAGCGTACGCGACAGTGACGATAAGGAAGGCTTTGCAGGCAGTGATACCGTTATTTTCAATGACGTTCCTGTGTATGCAAATTTGATGTTGGCACTCCAAGCCGATGCTGCTGAGATCAAGACCGCTGAATCAATGGGTACCAGCCGTAACCTGAATGTCATCCAGCAAGCCATGATCGATGCAGGTGTTGTACAGAGTGCTTATAATGCACCTGCTGCTGCCTTGCTCCTGACTTGGTTGCTTGAACATGAGAGTAATCCTACCAAGGAACAAATCAATCAGGTACTCAGTGGTATCTTTATCCGCGATGCAGGCTATGAACACTACTATCTGGCAGTGAAGTTGGCTCTGGAAAGAATGAAGGATGGAAAATACAAGAGTGAAATTTCTCCCTCCTTCAGAGATGAGCTGACCTATGTTGGGAAACCCAAGGGAAAGGTCGATGGACCGCAACTGGTTGCAGGCGAAGCCAGCTTCGTTGAAGACAGGGTATTGCCGGGATATCACTCAATGGTGATTCTTCGCAGTCCATATGCCCATGCGTACATCAAGAAGATCGATACCAAGAAAGCATTGGCAATGGAAGGTGTGGTTACCATCATCACCCATGAGAACTGCCCTGATGTATTCTACATGCAGGCTGGGCAGGGGAATCCAGAACCCAGTCCACACGATCGTAGATTGCTCAACCGGAAGGTTAGGCATGTTGGTGACCGTGTAGCAGCAATCGTTGCAGAAACGTATGAACAGGCAGTTGCTGCTCGCTCTGCAATCAAGGTGGAGTACGAGGTACTCAAGCCAGTATTCACCGTTGAGGAAGCGATGGAAGAAGGAGCCCCTCGTGTTCATAACGGGGTGGTAGAGTATCGCAGCGGTGCTCCCGAGAATTTGGAAGAGTACAACAAGGATGCCGATCCCAGGGATGGGAAGGTTGTCTACCAGTTCCCTCTTCATGGTGATATCAGAAGAAATATTGCCTCAGCAGCCCATGGCCAGATTGGTGATGTAGAGAAAGGTTTCAAGGAAGCTGATGCTGTGGTCGAAAGGACCTACCAGACCAGTCAGATCCAGTGTACTCCCCTTGAGCCGCACCTTGCCTACGCTAGGATTGATGGTGGGAGATTGGTTATCAATGCCTCCACCCAGGTTCCCTACCATGTGAGAAGAATTGTCTCTTGGGTTTGTCAGATTCCTGAGAACAAGATTCGAATCATCAAGGAGAGAGTTGGCGGTGGGTATGGCAGCAAGCAGGATATTTTGGTTGAGGATCTGGTAGGATATGCCACTTGGATTACCGGAAAACCAATCTATTACCGCAATACCCGTGAGGAAGAGTTCATTGCAAACTCCACCCGCCATCCGATGAGGATGACGGTCAAGATGGGCGGAAAGAAAGACGGCACCATTACCGCAGTCTATATGGATGTAAGGGCCAATACAGGACCATACGGAAACCACTGTCTTACGGTCCCGATGAATGCATGCAGCAAGACCTTGCCTTTGCTTAAGTGCGACAACATGAAGTTTGATGTAATCACCTATTACACAAACATTCCACCTACAGGAGCCTATCAGGGCTATGGAGCCCCTAAGGGTACCTACTCACTGATGACCTGTATGGCGGAGCTTGCAGAAAAACTGGGAATCGATTACTACGACATGGCCATGAAGAACAAGGTTGAACCGGGCTACATGCTTGAGATTCTCAAGGGCCTTGGAGAAGGTCGTGAAGGAAATGTAGTACCTGTTGGTTCCTGTGGATTGGAACAGGCCCTCACCCAGGGTGCAAAGATGATCGAGTGGGGCAAGAAAGTTGAATCCAAGGACCCCGACTGGAGAATCGGCAAGGGTTTTGCCATGATCCAGCAGGGAAGCGGGTTGCCAGGACTGGACCACTCCAATGCATGGGCTAAACTGCTGACCGATGGAACATTCCAGATCTTCAGTGGCGGTGCCGACTTGGGAACTGGCCTTGATACCATCAGTGCGAAGATGATCAGTGAAGCCTTCTGTGTTCCTCTGGACAGGGTCACTGTTACCAGTGGTGATACCGACAGCTGTACGTTTGACACGGGTGCCTATGCATCCAGCGGAACCTATTTCAGTGGTGGTGCAAGCTACAAGGCTGCACAGGACCTGAAGAAGAATCTGCTTGATGAGGCAGCCTACCAGATGGGAGAAAAAGCAGAGGATTTGATCCTTCGCGCTCCTGGAGAGGTGTACAGTACCAAGAGTGGCAAGACGCTTGACTATGCAAAGCTCAGCCATGATGCACTTACCGGAACAGGTCGTGGTCAGGTGATGGGAAAAGGTTCCTTTACCACGAACCATAACTCAATCCCCTATGGTGCTCACTTTGTGCAGGTCGCGGTCAACGTCAGAACTGGCCAGGTGAAGGTACAGAAGTACTATGCCCTGCAGGATGCCGGTACCCCGATCAATCCGGAACTGGCACTCTGTCAGATGTATGGTGCTGCCCTGAAATCTGTCGGGCATTCGCTCTATGAGCAGATGCTCCTTGATGAGAATGGTGTCTGTATCAATGCAAACCTGAGTGAGTATGGTGTCCCCATGGTTGATGAACAGCCAGAGGACTTCAAAGCGGTCCTGATCGATATCAATGATGAGGTAGGCCCCTATGGAGCCAAATCCATCAGTGAGATTGCAACCAACGGAGCAGCTCCAGCGCTTGCCATCGCCATACACGATGCTGTAGGGGTTTGGATGCGCAGTTGGCCGTTCTCACCTGAGAAGATCTTGAAGGAGCTTGGCAAGATTTAACGGAATCTTGCAACAAACTGCAACATAAATCTGGACAATGGGACACTGTCATGGTATAGTGCCATTGTCTGGATTTTTTATGATTCAAAACTTACGGAGGTTTCCCCACATGAAGGACAAAGCCACAATCAAACAGATGATCGAGGAACTGAAAACCCTCAAAACTGACAACATGTATCTCAACGACTTTTTCCATACCTGGAAAGAGAGTGATGACGAAATTGCTGCCGTTTTTCAGGTAGCAGAAGTACTGCGTGCATTACGCGAGAACAATATTTCCACCAAGGTGTTCGACAGTGGACTTGGAATCTCCGTTTTCCGTGACAACTCCACAAGAACACGCTTCAGCTTTGCAAGTGCTTGTAACCTGCTCGGCCTTGAGGTCCAGGATCTTGACGAGAAGACCAGCCAGATCGCTCACGGCGAGACCGTTCGTGAAACCGCCAACATGGTAAGTTTCATGGCTGACGTCATCGGTATCCGTGACGACATGTATATTGGCAAAGGCCACACCTACATGAAGACTGTTGCTGAAGCTGTACAGGACGGCTATGACGATGGAGTACTCGAGCAGAGACCCACCTTGGTCAACCTCCAGTGCGATATCGACCACCCAACCCAGAGCATGGCTGACATGCTGCACGTGATCAACCACTTTGGTGGTGTTGAGAACCTCAAGGGCAAGAAAGTAGCCATGACCTGGGCTTACAGCCCTTCATACGGCAAGCCGCTTTCTGTTCCTCAGGGCATCATCGGACTGTTCACCCGCTTTGGCATGGATGTCGTACTTG
This sequence is a window from uncultured Sphaerochaeta sp.. Protein-coding genes within it:
- a CDS encoding molybdopterin-dependent oxidoreductase Mo/Fe-S-binding subunit, which codes for MNKIVCTVNGKKHTVSCKQSESLREMLVRLGYTSVRDSDDKEGFAGSDTVIFNDVPVYANLMLALQADAAEIKTAESMGTSRNLNVIQQAMIDAGVVQSAYNAPAAALLLTWLLEHESNPTKEQINQVLSGIFIRDAGYEHYYLAVKLALERMKDGKYKSEISPSFRDELTYVGKPKGKVDGPQLVAGEASFVEDRVLPGYHSMVILRSPYAHAYIKKIDTKKALAMEGVVTIITHENCPDVFYMQAGQGNPEPSPHDRRLLNRKVRHVGDRVAAIVAETYEQAVAARSAIKVEYEVLKPVFTVEEAMEEGAPRVHNGVVEYRSGAPENLEEYNKDADPRDGKVVYQFPLHGDIRRNIASAAHGQIGDVEKGFKEADAVVERTYQTSQIQCTPLEPHLAYARIDGGRLVINASTQVPYHVRRIVSWVCQIPENKIRIIKERVGGGYGSKQDILVEDLVGYATWITGKPIYYRNTREEEFIANSTRHPMRMTVKMGGKKDGTITAVYMDVRANTGPYGNHCLTVPMNACSKTLPLLKCDNMKFDVITYYTNIPPTGAYQGYGAPKGTYSLMTCMAELAEKLGIDYYDMAMKNKVEPGYMLEILKGLGEGREGNVVPVGSCGLEQALTQGAKMIEWGKKVESKDPDWRIGKGFAMIQQGSGLPGLDHSNAWAKLLTDGTFQIFSGGADLGTGLDTISAKMISEAFCVPLDRVTVTSGDTDSCTFDTGAYASSGTYFSGGASYKAAQDLKKNLLDEAAYQMGEKAEDLILRAPGEVYSTKSGKTLDYAKLSHDALTGTGRGQVMGKGSFTTNHNSIPYGAHFVQVAVNVRTGQVKVQKYYALQDAGTPINPELALCQMYGAALKSVGHSLYEQMLLDENGVCINANLSEYGVPMVDEQPEDFKAVLIDINDEVGPYGAKSISEIATNGAAPALAIAIHDAVGVWMRSWPFSPEKILKELGKI
- the ygeW gene encoding knotted carbamoyltransferase YgeW; this translates as MKDKATIKQMIEELKTLKTDNMYLNDFFHTWKESDDEIAAVFQVAEVLRALRENNISTKVFDSGLGISVFRDNSTRTRFSFASACNLLGLEVQDLDEKTSQIAHGETVRETANMVSFMADVIGIRDDMYIGKGHTYMKTVAEAVQDGYDDGVLEQRPTLVNLQCDIDHPTQSMADMLHVINHFGGVENLKGKKVAMTWAYSPSYGKPLSVPQGIIGLFTRFGMDVVLAHPEGYNVMADVEEVAAENAKKSGGSYKRVESMAEAFKDADIVYPKSWAPFAVMEERTKIVEQGDQEALKALEKTCLANNAKFKDWTCTEDLMKTTKDGKALYMHCLPADITGLSCKEGEVEASVFDRYLVPLYKEASYKPYVIAAMIFLAKFQNPSAKLEELLEAAVKRIK